A section of the Neorhizobium galegae bv. orientalis str. HAMBI 540 genome encodes:
- the ruvB gene encoding Holliday junction branch migration DNA helicase RuvB: protein MSEPARLITPEKRGEDLDTTLRPQSLDEFTGQAEARANLKVFIEAAKNRGEALDHVLFVGPPGLGKTTLAQIMAKELGVNFRSTSGPVIAKAGDLAALLTNLEERDVLFIDEIHRLNPAVEEILYPAMEDFQLDLIIGEGPSARSVKIDLSKFTLVAATTRAGLLTTPLRDRFGIPIRLSFYTVDELELIVRRGARLMSLSMTDAGAREIARRARGTPRIAGRLLRRVRDFAEVAKAEAVTKEIADEALTRLLVDNMGLDQLDKRYLNMIAVNFGGGPVGIETIAAGLSEPRDAIEDIIEPYMIQQGFIQRTPRGRVLTANAWKHLGMQPPKDLEAAQFRMNLEDD, encoded by the coding sequence ATGAGTGAACCCGCCCGCCTGATAACGCCGGAAAAGCGGGGTGAAGACCTGGATACGACGCTGCGCCCGCAGTCGCTGGACGAGTTCACCGGCCAGGCGGAGGCGCGCGCCAACCTGAAGGTGTTCATCGAGGCGGCGAAGAACCGCGGCGAGGCGCTGGACCACGTGCTGTTCGTCGGCCCGCCGGGGCTTGGCAAGACGACGCTGGCGCAGATCATGGCCAAGGAACTCGGCGTCAATTTCCGCTCGACATCCGGCCCGGTCATCGCCAAGGCAGGCGACCTTGCGGCCCTGCTCACCAATCTCGAGGAGCGGGACGTGCTCTTCATCGACGAAATCCACCGGCTCAACCCGGCGGTCGAGGAAATCCTCTATCCGGCGATGGAAGATTTCCAGCTCGACCTGATCATCGGCGAAGGCCCGTCGGCGCGATCGGTGAAGATCGACCTTTCGAAGTTCACGCTGGTTGCGGCCACCACCCGGGCCGGTCTGCTCACGACGCCGCTGCGCGACCGGTTCGGCATTCCCATCCGGTTGTCCTTCTATACGGTCGACGAGTTGGAACTGATCGTCCGGCGCGGTGCGCGGCTGATGAGCCTTTCGATGACCGATGCAGGCGCCCGCGAGATCGCACGCCGCGCCCGTGGCACGCCGCGCATCGCCGGGCGGCTCTTGCGCCGGGTGCGCGATTTCGCCGAAGTAGCGAAGGCCGAGGCGGTGACGAAGGAGATCGCCGACGAGGCGCTGACCCGGCTGCTGGTCGACAATATGGGTCTCGACCAGCTCGACAAACGCTATCTCAACATGATCGCCGTCAATTTTGGCGGCGGCCCGGTCGGCATCGAGACGATCGCCGCCGGCCTGTCGGAACCGCGCGATGCGATCGAGGACATCATCGAACCCTACATGATCCAGCAGGGTTTCATCCAGCGCACGCCACGGGGCCGCGTTTTGACCGCAAACGCGTGGAAACATCTGGGAATGCAGCCGCCGAAGGATCTTGAGGCAGCGCAATTCCGGATGAATCTCGAGGATGACTGA
- a CDS encoding PIN domain-containing protein — protein sequence MTLLGLDTNVIVRTLVADDPQQMAAAKEFAKGLGREYTAFVTLISLLELDWALRSRYGFKKKEVALAIGKLLRTRGLVIESHALVVAALRQVENTNVDFADALIAGRSLEEGCKSIKTFDKKAASRVPGMELLA from the coding sequence ATGACGTTGCTGGGGCTGGATACCAACGTCATCGTGCGCACGCTGGTTGCGGATGACCCACAGCAAATGGCAGCAGCGAAAGAGTTCGCAAAAGGACTGGGCCGGGAATATACCGCATTTGTAACGCTTATCAGTCTGCTTGAACTCGATTGGGCCCTCCGATCGCGATATGGTTTCAAGAAAAAGGAAGTCGCACTTGCCATTGGGAAGTTGCTGCGGACGCGCGGGCTTGTGATAGAAAGCCATGCGCTTGTCGTTGCTGCGCTTCGGCAGGTTGAAAACACGAACGTGGATTTCGCTGATGCTCTCATCGCCGGCCGCTCGTTGGAAGAGGGATGCAAATCCATTAAAACCTTCGATAAGAAAGCCGCTTCGCGCGTCCCCGGAATGGAACTTCTCGCATGA
- a CDS encoding AbrB/MazE/SpoVT family DNA-binding domain-containing protein — translation MREAINLHPGDEVVYSVVNGDLVITPKNIDFGDLVGLLGNPPNGAATLEEIDAAVLAAGGANVLDIGDDEQADAAE, via the coding sequence TTGCGGGAAGCGATCAATTTGCATCCGGGAGATGAGGTTGTTTATTCGGTGGTGAACGGAGATCTCGTGATTACACCGAAGAATATCGATTTCGGCGACCTTGTCGGTCTTCTCGGCAATCCGCCGAACGGCGCTGCAACATTGGAGGAAATCGACGCAGCCGTGCTGGCCGCTGGCGGAGCCAATGTCCTTGATATCGGCGACGATGAACAAGCGGATGCAGCGGAATGA
- the ruvA gene encoding Holliday junction branch migration protein RuvA: MIGKLKGTIDEIGDDYVLVDVHGVCYEVFCSSRVLSKMGSVGEAVVLFIETYVREDQFKLFGFLTALEREWFNLLQSVQGVGAKVALAVLSTLTPSELANAIALQDKTTVSRAPGVGPKVAVRIVTELKNKAPAFAGEASGNIGLKQELGEGVAAAPVADAVSALTNLGYSRDQAANAVAAALKNGGEGGDSARLIRLGLKELAR, from the coding sequence ATGATCGGCAAGCTCAAAGGCACTATCGACGAGATCGGCGACGACTATGTGCTCGTCGACGTTCATGGCGTCTGTTACGAGGTCTTCTGCTCGTCGCGGGTGCTGTCGAAGATGGGTTCGGTCGGCGAAGCGGTGGTGCTGTTCATCGAGACCTATGTGCGTGAGGACCAGTTCAAGCTCTTCGGCTTCCTGACGGCGCTGGAGCGGGAATGGTTCAACCTGCTGCAGAGTGTGCAAGGCGTCGGCGCCAAGGTGGCGCTCGCGGTGCTCTCCACCCTGACCCCCTCCGAGCTTGCCAACGCCATTGCCCTGCAGGACAAGACGACAGTCTCGCGTGCGCCCGGCGTCGGGCCGAAGGTCGCGGTGCGGATCGTCACCGAACTCAAAAACAAGGCGCCTGCCTTTGCCGGCGAGGCTTCGGGCAATATCGGCCTCAAGCAGGAGCTTGGCGAGGGCGTTGCCGCAGCACCGGTTGCCGATGCCGTCTCGGCGCTCACCAATCTCGGTTATTCCCGAGACCAGGCCGCGAACGCGGTTGCGGCAGCTCTCAAGAACGGCGGCGAGGGGGGCGATAGCGCCAGGCTCATACGGCTGGGGCTGAAGGAACTGGCTCGGTGA
- a CDS encoding type II toxin-antitoxin system VapC family toxin, with amino-acid sequence MTSTVVDTNVLIDMLGSATPARTWSLRALKRCAEEGELILNPVIWSELSASPLSELEIVLAFGWLGMKRETLSYDAAFQAGKAHFSYRRSGGLRERTLPDFLIGAHAVVRSHRLLTRDAARYRAYFPSLDIISPETHP; translated from the coding sequence ATGACCTCGACCGTCGTTGATACGAATGTGCTGATCGATATGCTGGGGTCCGCCACTCCGGCGCGAACGTGGTCGCTCCGTGCATTGAAACGGTGCGCGGAAGAGGGCGAACTTATCCTCAATCCGGTCATCTGGTCGGAACTGTCGGCATCGCCTCTGAGCGAGCTCGAGATCGTCCTGGCATTCGGCTGGCTCGGCATGAAGCGCGAGACCTTGTCTTATGATGCGGCATTTCAGGCAGGCAAGGCGCATTTTTCCTACCGCAGGTCCGGCGGACTTCGTGAACGGACTCTGCCGGATTTCCTGATCGGCGCGCATGCCGTGGTCCGTTCTCATCGTCTCCTGACCCGTGATGCAGCCCGTTACCGCGCCTATTTCCCTTCGCTCGACATCATCTCCCCCGAAACCCATCCCTGA
- a CDS encoding AbrB/MazE/SpoVT family DNA-binding domain-containing protein: MRVTEKGQVTIPKEIRDRLKIGPGSEVDFVVSDDGVRLVRLDDSKQDYKSFEEWADSVKGTWDLGGMTTDEYIDWLRGPRDDLDRR, translated from the coding sequence ATGCGCGTTACTGAAAAAGGCCAGGTTACGATCCCCAAGGAAATCCGCGACCGATTGAAGATCGGACCGGGATCGGAGGTGGATTTTGTCGTGTCTGATGATGGCGTGAGGCTTGTCAGGCTCGACGACAGCAAACAGGACTACAAGAGCTTCGAAGAATGGGCGGACAGCGTCAAGGGCACCTGGGATCTAGGCGGCATGACGACCGATGAGTATATCGATTGGCTTCGGGGACCGCGCGATGACCTCGACCGTCGTTGA
- the ruvC gene encoding crossover junction endodeoxyribonuclease RuvC encodes MTGTIRIIGIDPGLRRTGWGIIETLGNSLKFVASGTVTSDGDLDLASRLCQLHDGLAEVVHAYQPDEAAVEQTFVNKDAVATLKLGQARGVVMLVPARAGLPVAEYAPNAVKKSVIGVGHGEKQQIHMMLKILMPKAEFKGNDAADALAIAICHAHNRGGQRMRAALAG; translated from the coding sequence ATGACAGGCACGATTCGTATCATCGGCATTGATCCGGGGCTCCGACGCACCGGCTGGGGCATAATCGAGACGCTCGGCAACAGCCTGAAATTCGTCGCCTCGGGCACCGTGACCTCCGACGGCGACCTGGACCTCGCCTCCCGTCTCTGCCAATTGCACGACGGGTTGGCGGAAGTGGTGCATGCCTATCAGCCGGACGAGGCGGCCGTCGAGCAGACCTTCGTCAACAAGGATGCGGTCGCGACGCTGAAGCTCGGCCAGGCGAGGGGCGTCGTCATGCTGGTGCCGGCACGGGCCGGGCTGCCGGTTGCCGAATATGCGCCGAATGCTGTCAAGAAATCGGTGATCGGCGTCGGCCACGGTGAAAAGCAGCAGATCCACATGATGCTGAAGATCCTGATGCCGAAGGCGGAGTTCAAGGGCAATGACGCCGCCGACGCGCTGGCAATCGCCATCTGCCACGCCCACAACCGCGGCGGCCAGCGCATGCGCGCCGCGCTCGCCGGCTAG
- a CDS encoding methyl-accepting chemotaxis protein, producing MIGRHHSLSGKVIGLVLTQNGILAGLLFYVADAPTPFEMLGIAASLITLTLVTISLAGALINPLRTIAGTVSEIAAGKTAVPREHLARTDEIGSISRALERLCRDHLTRLVEDEEERERQETAAAEARMRDLEAAGDEAHDLKAVVEALDGGLRRLAVGDLTVRIDMPFPERYEGLRADFNHALTILEDVLGMIGSGAHDLHTDCAEACADMAATAEAGGRLTAAIAKTAADVGTLAEALKARKLQAQHAADIAHNARLDLRPPKEMMQAATVAMEAIRKASLKIEPAAANIREIAFQANMLALNAGVEAAHSGEAEADFKTVAEEIRGLAERAAEAAKEISGLSRRSAEAAELGGRSVEKAGGELDAMTIYADAVHGHVAALAAGSGKEIEAIAAVRTTMTTLAKASRDQIGALDALTAKLGRMNREIGAIDHHAGRFTPVTILNAGGVAVPESLKPVKPGSHLRLVKS from the coding sequence ATGATAGGCAGACATCATTCCCTTTCCGGCAAGGTGATCGGGCTTGTGCTGACGCAGAATGGGATTCTCGCCGGGCTCCTCTTTTATGTCGCCGACGCACCGACGCCTTTCGAAATGCTGGGCATAGCCGCGTCGCTGATAACGCTGACACTCGTCACCATCTCGCTTGCCGGCGCACTTATCAATCCGTTGCGGACAATCGCAGGAACCGTCTCGGAGATCGCCGCCGGCAAGACGGCGGTGCCACGCGAACATCTGGCCCGCACCGATGAAATCGGCTCGATCTCCCGGGCGCTGGAGCGGCTTTGCCGCGATCATCTCACCCGCCTCGTCGAAGACGAAGAGGAGCGCGAGCGGCAGGAGACGGCTGCGGCGGAAGCTCGCATGCGCGACCTTGAGGCCGCCGGAGACGAAGCACACGATCTGAAGGCCGTGGTCGAAGCGCTCGACGGAGGCCTGCGGCGCCTGGCGGTCGGCGACCTTACCGTCCGGATCGATATGCCGTTCCCCGAAAGATACGAGGGCCTGCGCGCAGATTTCAACCACGCCCTGACGATCCTGGAAGATGTGCTCGGAATGATCGGTAGCGGCGCCCACGACCTTCATACGGACTGTGCCGAGGCCTGCGCCGACATGGCGGCAACGGCCGAGGCCGGTGGCCGCCTGACGGCAGCCATAGCCAAGACCGCCGCGGATGTCGGTACACTTGCGGAAGCGCTCAAGGCGAGAAAGCTGCAGGCGCAGCACGCGGCCGACATTGCCCACAATGCCCGGCTCGACCTGCGCCCCCCGAAGGAGATGATGCAAGCGGCAACCGTGGCGATGGAGGCAATCCGCAAGGCATCGCTCAAGATCGAGCCCGCCGCAGCTAACATCCGGGAGATCGCCTTCCAGGCCAATATGCTCGCTCTCAATGCCGGCGTCGAAGCGGCTCATTCGGGGGAGGCCGAGGCCGATTTCAAGACCGTGGCCGAGGAAATCCGCGGACTTGCAGAGCGGGCCGCCGAAGCAGCCAAGGAGATCTCCGGCCTGTCGCGCAGGTCGGCGGAAGCGGCCGAACTCGGTGGCAGGTCTGTCGAGAAGGCCGGTGGAGAACTGGATGCGATGACGATCTATGCGGATGCCGTGCATGGTCACGTGGCGGCGCTCGCGGCAGGCTCCGGCAAGGAGATCGAAGCGATCGCAGCCGTCAGAACCACGATGACGACGCTTGCCAAGGCGAGCCGAGACCAGATAGGGGCGCTCGATGCGTTAACGGCGAAGCTCGGCCGCATGAACCGCGAGATCGGCGCGATCGACCACCATGCGGGACGTTTCACGCCCGTCACGATTCTCAATGCGGGAGGAGTGGCGGTGCCGGAGAGCCTCAAGCCCGTGAAACCCGGTTCGCACCTGCGGCTGGTCAAATCCTGA
- a CDS encoding LLM class flavin-dependent oxidoreductase has product MIPFSILDLSPVGEGYSVSDALDQSRRLAIKAEEQGYKRVWLAEHHGMPGIASAATAIVIGHVGAATKTIRVGSGGIMLPNHSPLVIAEQFGTLEALLPGRVDLGLGRAPGTDMRTASALRRNLDAGAESFPHDILELQRLLGTPEKDQGLLAVPGMDAHVPIWLLGSSIYSAHLAAALGLPYAFASHFAPDMLMEAISIYRDRFKPSLQLDKPYMMVGVMGVAAETDAEAERAFTSSQQQFVNLRKNVRTRFPKPLDSMEGFWTPMEKMNVEHTLRYAAVGSVATVEAKLRDFLGETGADELIISMPIHNVDARLRSVELFATLPMMEKQPIPA; this is encoded by the coding sequence ATGATCCCCTTTTCCATTCTCGATCTTTCACCCGTCGGTGAAGGTTATTCCGTGAGCGATGCGCTCGACCAGTCCCGCCGCCTGGCGATCAAGGCCGAGGAGCAGGGTTACAAACGCGTCTGGCTCGCCGAACATCACGGCATGCCAGGCATTGCCAGTGCCGCAACCGCGATTGTCATCGGCCATGTGGGCGCGGCCACCAAGACCATCCGCGTCGGCTCCGGCGGCATCATGCTGCCCAACCATTCGCCGCTGGTCATCGCCGAACAGTTCGGCACGCTGGAAGCCTTGCTGCCGGGCCGGGTCGATCTCGGTCTCGGCCGGGCGCCGGGAACCGACATGCGCACAGCAAGCGCGCTCCGCCGCAATCTCGATGCCGGCGCCGAAAGTTTCCCCCACGACATTCTCGAACTGCAGCGCCTGCTCGGTACGCCAGAAAAGGACCAGGGCCTGCTTGCCGTGCCGGGCATGGATGCGCACGTGCCGATCTGGCTGCTCGGATCGAGCATTTACAGTGCCCATCTCGCAGCCGCCCTCGGCCTGCCCTATGCGTTTGCCTCGCATTTCGCGCCCGACATGCTGATGGAAGCGATCTCGATCTACCGCGACCGTTTTAAGCCGTCTCTCCAACTCGACAAACCCTATATGATGGTCGGCGTCATGGGCGTCGCGGCGGAAACGGATGCCGAAGCGGAGCGCGCCTTCACCTCGTCGCAGCAGCAGTTCGTCAATCTTCGCAAGAACGTCCGCACCCGCTTTCCCAAGCCGCTCGACAGCATGGAAGGTTTCTGGACGCCGATGGAAAAGATGAACGTCGAGCACACGCTGCGTTACGCAGCTGTCGGCTCGGTTGCGACGGTGGAGGCAAAGCTCAGGGATTTCCTGGGAGAAACCGGCGCCGACGAACTGATCATCTCGATGCCGATCCACAATGTCGATGCGCGGCTGCGCTCGGTCGAATTGTTCGCCACCTTGCCGATGATGGAGAAACAGCCCATCCCCGCCTAG
- a CDS encoding inorganic phosphate transporter, with the protein MASKPSVSPSCHPLENPSSLGKWFIPLFGVVLIGGLGYVGYALANDLSVASSVPWALLGLALLIALGFEFVNGFHDTANAVATVIYTRSMPAELAVVWSGFFNFLGVLLSSGAVAFGILALLPVELILQVGSGSGLAMVFALLIAAIIWNLGTWYLGLPSSSSHTLIGSIIGVGLANQFLAPQGTATSGVDWSQASNIGLSLLISPLIGFGLAAILLLIMKVLVRNKALYEEPKGNKPPPLWIRSLLIFTCTGVSFAHGSNDGQKGMGLIMLILIGLVPTAFALNRTPDAQYLHAYEQASTNVETALQKYVKPGVMVTDTRAEVADAVRNKTWNDTTTLALQRFIHASSEQISKFPTLEAVPTSLVGNIRNDVYLIGEALKLIDKNKLLPMQGADLDAVKAYHQAVDNATKFIPLWVKVAVALALGLGTMVGWKRIVVTVGEKIGKTHLTYGQGASAEVVAMVTIGAADHFGLPVSTTHVLSSGVAGTMAANGSGLQWSTVRNMLLAWVLTLPASIGIAFVLYVALRQIF; encoded by the coding sequence ATCGCTTCCAAACCCAGTGTTTCTCCGTCCTGCCACCCTCTGGAAAACCCCAGTTCACTCGGAAAATGGTTCATCCCCCTGTTCGGCGTCGTGCTGATCGGCGGCCTGGGTTATGTTGGTTATGCCCTGGCGAACGACCTTTCGGTCGCCAGTTCGGTTCCTTGGGCGCTGCTCGGCCTTGCGCTGCTGATCGCGCTCGGCTTCGAGTTCGTCAACGGCTTCCACGATACCGCCAATGCGGTGGCGACGGTCATCTACACCCGCTCCATGCCGGCGGAACTGGCAGTCGTCTGGTCGGGCTTCTTCAACTTCCTCGGCGTGCTGCTCTCAAGTGGCGCGGTCGCCTTCGGGATCCTGGCACTGCTGCCGGTGGAACTGATCCTGCAGGTCGGCTCCGGCTCAGGCCTCGCCATGGTCTTCGCGCTCCTCATCGCCGCCATCATCTGGAACCTCGGCACCTGGTATCTCGGCCTGCCCTCCTCCAGCTCGCATACGCTGATCGGCTCGATCATCGGCGTCGGCCTAGCGAACCAGTTCCTGGCGCCGCAGGGCACGGCAACCAGCGGCGTCGACTGGTCGCAGGCGAGCAATATCGGCCTGTCGCTGCTGATCTCTCCCCTGATCGGCTTCGGGCTTGCGGCGATCCTGCTTCTGATCATGAAGGTGCTCGTCCGCAACAAGGCGCTTTACGAAGAGCCGAAGGGCAACAAGCCGCCACCCTTGTGGATCCGTAGCCTGCTGATCTTCACCTGCACCGGGGTCAGCTTCGCGCACGGCTCCAACGACGGCCAGAAAGGCATGGGCCTGATCATGCTCATCCTGATCGGCCTTGTACCGACCGCCTTTGCACTCAACCGCACCCCCGATGCGCAATACCTGCATGCCTACGAACAGGCCTCGACGAACGTCGAGACGGCGCTGCAGAAATACGTCAAGCCGGGCGTCATGGTAACCGACACTCGGGCGGAAGTCGCCGACGCGGTCAGGAACAAGACCTGGAACGATACGACGACACTGGCGCTGCAGCGGTTCATCCACGCCTCGAGCGAGCAGATCTCGAAATTCCCGACGCTCGAAGCGGTGCCGACCTCGCTGGTCGGCAACATCCGCAACGACGTCTATCTGATCGGCGAGGCGCTGAAGCTGATCGACAAGAACAAGCTGCTGCCGATGCAAGGCGCCGATCTCGATGCCGTCAAGGCCTACCACCAGGCCGTCGACAACGCCACGAAGTTCATTCCGCTCTGGGTCAAGGTCGCCGTCGCGCTGGCGCTCGGCCTCGGCACCATGGTCGGCTGGAAGCGCATCGTGGTGACGGTCGGCGAGAAGATCGGCAAGACGCACCTGACCTATGGACAGGGTGCTTCGGCGGAAGTCGTCGCGATGGTGACGATCGGGGCGGCCGACCATTTCGGCCTGCCGGTCTCCACCACCCATGTGCTCTCGTCGGGCGTGGCGGGCACCATGGCGGCAAACGGGTCCGGGCTGCAATGGTCGACGGTGCGCAACATGCTGCTCGCCTGGGTGCTGACGCTGCCCGCCTCGATCGGCATCGCGTTTGTGCTCTACGTGGCCCTGCGCCAGATCTTCTGA
- a CDS encoding YebC/PmpR family DNA-binding transcriptional regulator, whose amino-acid sequence MAGHSQFKNIMHRKGKQDSIRSKMFSKLAREITVAAKTGLPDPTMNAALRLAIQNAKAQSMPKDNIDRAIKKAAGSDGENYDSVRYEGYGPGGTAVIVEALTDNRNRTASNVRSTFTKAGGVLGETGSVSFSFDHVGEITYKASVGDADKVMEAAIEAGADDVTTDEDGHTIICAFESLGEVSKALEATLGEAQTVKVIWRPQNTIEVDEEKAQSLLKLIDNLEDDDDVQSVYSNFEVSEEVMAKLSA is encoded by the coding sequence ATGGCTGGCCATTCACAGTTCAAAAACATCATGCACCGCAAGGGCAAGCAGGATTCGATCCGGTCGAAGATGTTTTCCAAGCTTGCGCGCGAAATCACCGTTGCCGCCAAGACGGGTCTGCCTGATCCGACCATGAACGCGGCGCTTCGCTTGGCGATCCAGAACGCCAAGGCGCAGTCGATGCCCAAGGACAATATCGACCGGGCGATCAAGAAGGCTGCCGGTTCCGACGGAGAGAACTACGATTCCGTCCGTTACGAAGGCTACGGCCCGGGCGGCACGGCCGTCATCGTCGAGGCGCTGACCGACAACCGCAACCGCACGGCCTCCAACGTCCGCTCGACCTTTACCAAGGCCGGTGGTGTACTCGGCGAAACCGGCTCGGTTTCCTTCTCCTTCGACCATGTCGGCGAAATCACCTACAAGGCGAGCGTCGGCGATGCGGACAAGGTGATGGAAGCAGCGATCGAGGCTGGTGCCGACGACGTGACCACCGACGAGGATGGCCACACGATCATCTGCGCGTTCGAAAGCCTCGGCGAAGTGTCCAAGGCGCTCGAAGCGACGCTCGGCGAGGCCCAGACCGTCAAGGTGATCTGGCGGCCGCAGAACACGATCGAGGTGGATGAGGAGAAAGCGCAGTCGCTGCTGAAGCTCATCGACAACCTGGAAGACGACGACGACGTGCAGAGCGTCTATTCGAACTTCGAAGTTTCCGAAGAGGTCATGGCCAAGCTTTCGGCCTGA
- a CDS encoding pyridoxamine 5'-phosphate oxidase family protein: MASLTEAREAPERQLWDEINNIHAGMLGIEGSHMHFQPMAPNADPKSSTIWFFTKSDTDLVRAIRAGSRAHFCVVGKNHDYHACLSGTLEIRNDRAKIDEYWSAVTSAWYEHGKEDPQLTLLAFRVDDAEIWASTDSTLKFGWEIAKANLHDEKMPDVGVKQHLAFPQFH; encoded by the coding sequence ATGGCAAGCCTTACCGAAGCCCGCGAAGCGCCCGAACGCCAGCTCTGGGACGAGATCAACAACATCCATGCCGGCATGCTCGGCATCGAGGGCTCGCATATGCACTTCCAGCCGATGGCGCCGAATGCCGATCCGAAATCGAGCACGATCTGGTTCTTCACCAAGAGTGATACGGACCTTGTACGCGCCATCCGCGCCGGCAGCCGCGCACATTTCTGCGTCGTCGGCAAGAACCACGATTACCACGCCTGCCTTTCCGGCACGCTGGAGATCCGTAACGATCGCGCCAAGATCGACGAATACTGGAGCGCCGTGACCTCGGCCTGGTACGAGCACGGCAAGGAAGATCCGCAGCTGACCCTGCTCGCCTTCCGGGTCGACGACGCGGAAATCTGGGCTTCCACCGACAGCACGCTGAAATTCGGTTGGGAGATCGCCAAGGCCAACCTGCATGACGAGAAGATGCCGGATGTCGGCGTCAAGCAGCACCTCGCCTTCCCGCAGTTCCACTGA
- a CDS encoding MBL fold metallo-hydrolase, protein MMLRALALGLSGLLLSAFAAFAQDGLPVSQCQAIAQKLPGVTFASFNPSGLQYAQAKKNLALADREEVKITFVGHSTYFIETPEGVGIATDYSGAYRPSRLPDVATMNKAHSTHFTLSPDPGIKHVLHGWSDVPGEKVQHRLMVGDVYIRNVMSDIRNWGGGIEENGNSIFIFEVAGLCIGHLGHLHFELNEAQYTEIGRLDILMVPVDGGLTMGADSMSRVVQRLRSSLILPMHRWGPPLDNFIAMFDAKFDIAYAKEPTIRVSMRSLPKKPTILVPQGL, encoded by the coding sequence ATGATGCTACGGGCTCTCGCACTCGGTCTTTCCGGTCTCCTTCTCTCCGCCTTCGCCGCGTTCGCTCAGGATGGCCTGCCCGTCAGCCAGTGCCAGGCGATCGCCCAGAAGCTGCCCGGTGTCACCTTTGCGAGCTTCAACCCGTCCGGTTTGCAGTACGCCCAGGCAAAAAAGAATTTGGCGCTGGCCGACAGGGAAGAGGTGAAGATCACCTTTGTCGGCCATTCCACCTATTTCATCGAAACCCCTGAAGGGGTCGGCATCGCCACCGACTATAGCGGCGCCTATCGGCCCTCGCGCCTGCCGGACGTGGCAACGATGAACAAGGCGCATTCCACCCATTTTACGCTGAGCCCCGACCCCGGGATCAAGCATGTCCTGCACGGGTGGAGCGATGTGCCGGGCGAGAAGGTCCAGCATCGCCTGATGGTCGGGGATGTCTATATCCGCAATGTCATGTCGGATATCCGCAACTGGGGCGGCGGCATCGAGGAAAACGGCAATTCGATCTTCATCTTCGAGGTTGCCGGCCTCTGCATCGGCCATCTCGGCCACCTGCATTTCGAGCTGAATGAGGCCCAGTATACCGAGATCGGCCGCCTCGACATCCTCATGGTTCCGGTCGACGGCGGCTTGACGATGGGCGCGGACAGCATGAGCCGGGTCGTGCAGCGGCTGCGGTCTTCGCTCATCCTGCCGATGCACCGCTGGGGGCCGCCGCTCGACAATTTCATCGCCATGTTCGACGCCAAGTTCGACATCGCTTATGCCAAGGAACCGACGATCCGGGTGTCGATGCGCAGCCTGCCGAAAAAGCCGACGATATTGGTGCCGCAGGGACTCTGA
- a CDS encoding dienelactone hydrolase family protein has translation MKRDIEIKTKDGTAKAAVIQPANGAATDKGVILYMDAFGPREALYWMGQRIADAGYAVLVPDLYYRSGDYGPFNARTAFSEEGSKTRIRAMMQTATQALTAQDSAAFIEALETEGVTGAIGTVGYCMGGARAITAAAHYPERIKAAASFHGGNLASDAEDSPHRLADRIKARIYVGVAGVDNSFPPEQSARFAEAFRVAGVDHAVENYVGMAHGWAVPDHSVYDKDGSERHFKRLLTLFEETL, from the coding sequence ATGAAGCGTGATATTGAGATCAAGACCAAGGACGGCACCGCCAAGGCCGCCGTCATCCAGCCTGCGAACGGCGCTGCAACGGACAAGGGCGTCATCCTCTACATGGATGCCTTCGGCCCGCGCGAGGCGCTCTACTGGATGGGCCAGCGCATCGCCGATGCCGGTTACGCCGTGCTCGTTCCCGATCTTTATTACCGCTCCGGCGACTATGGTCCGTTCAACGCGCGGACCGCCTTCAGCGAGGAAGGCTCCAAGACCCGGATCAGGGCCATGATGCAGACAGCCACCCAGGCACTCACGGCGCAGGACAGCGCCGCCTTCATCGAAGCGCTGGAAACCGAAGGCGTCACCGGTGCGATCGGAACGGTCGGCTACTGCATGGGCGGCGCCCGCGCGATCACCGCCGCAGCCCATTATCCGGAGCGCATCAAGGCGGCCGCCAGCTTCCACGGCGGCAATCTCGCAAGCGACGCCGAAGACAGTCCGCACAGGCTGGCGGACCGGATCAAGGCACGGATCTATGTCGGCGTCGCCGGCGTCGACAACAGCTTTCCGCCGGAACAGTCAGCCCGCTTCGCCGAAGCTTTTCGCGTCGCCGGCGTCGATCATGCGGTTGAGAACTATGTCGGCATGGCGCACGGCTGGGCGGTGCCGGACCACAGCGTCTACGACAAGGACGGTTCCGAGCGCCACTTCAAGCGCCTGCTGACGCTGTTCGAAGAGACCCTCTGA